The Oncorhynchus mykiss isolate Arlee chromosome 27, USDA_OmykA_1.1, whole genome shotgun sequence sequence CTTTACTGCGCTATCGCTATACTCCTTCACACGTTGTTCAAATCAATTATCCCAACTGCTGAAAATGCACATGATTTACTTAGTCCTATTAAATGATCTATGAAATAATGCATGGCTGGCTACTGCTGCCTGCATTTATTCCAGACAGATTTAGGGTATTTGCTTGCCCCATGTATTGTTTCACCTTCAAAAAGAGCAAAACCTTTCTCTCCTGACACTGCTCAACCTACACCCCACAGATTTCTTTAGACAGCCGAAATCGCCAATATGCATCTGCAGGAACGCCCCTCTCAagcatcccattggttccttcatgTACACCCCGTCCCTGCCTGTTGTGTACCAGTAGACAAGGTCCTTCGCTCCCGCCTGCTGGACACCTGCCCTCACTGTCGATAACAGAACTGTGGGAAAACAGTGCCGACAGGTGGGGGTGAAGGACACAGCCCTACCTGTGTCTACTCCGGTACACAGCCCTACCTGTGTCTACTCCGGTACACAGCCGGTGGGGGTGACGCTgtgctagctagcttgcttgtTAGCCATCTAGCACAGTGACGTTCCCGCTTGCTGTGCACTGGAGTCCTCCTTTTGGACTAGCTGGCAGTGTCCTTCGCACACGCCTACCAAACTGTACTGGAGCGCCACTGTCTCCCGCCTATGTACTGGAGTCAGTTTAAAAATGGACCAATAGAAGTATAAAGAAGGATTCCTGTAGATGCAGGAATTCCCAAATGCAGTTGCACCCTTCTCCACACTGAGTGATGGTGAGATGTGTGCAGGCAGCTGAAAATGACTTTTCGCCGATCACGTATAATTACAAAAAATAGTCATGTCATATTCAGAAGGTTCTCTATATGCGTTACAATACTGATTTTGTCTGATTACTCAGCACACCCCTAATTTACACTTGCCCCCACTAGACCTTTGAGGCTTAACCCCGCTCCTGTCTTGCATATAAATAAATTATTTCCCGCCTCTCTCCCACTTtccctctgcccctcctctctctcagacttTGAGGCAGCCTCAAGTAAGGCAGGGAAGGTGGAGGCTGAGGTGAAGAGGCTCCACACCCTCATTGTGGACATCAACAGCCACAAGCTTAAGGCCCAGCAGGACAAACTGGACATGGTCAACAAGGAGCTGGACGATTGCTCCTCAGCCATCACCAAGGCCCAGGTGGCCATCAAGACCGCAGGGCGGTAAGTGTTTATACACGTGTGCACACACATTCAGCTCCCATCGGGCAAAGGCTTCTGGTTGTGACTCTGTTACTGGGGCTTATCTGAGCTTTCCCTAATGGCTGCTGctcccctccctccacacagTAACCTGAAGAAGTGTGAAGAGGGTGTAAGTCACCTGGAGGGGGAGCTGGTGGAAAATGAGAAGAGCCTGGGAGACCTGACAGAGCATCTGaagaggctggaggaggaggctggggAGATCATGAAAGCCTGCCAGGAGGCTGAGGCGGCACTGCCGGAGGTGCAGGAGCAGCACCAAAGGGTGGTGAGGGAGATCAAGGTCCTGCAGGAGCAAGAGCACGCTCTGCAGGAGGAGTCCCTCGGCGTCCGCTTCCGAGTGGAGCAGATAGACACCTCCATCACTGAACACACCAACAAGATCAAACACtggcagagagaggtgggtggCAGGGCCTTGTATTTTGTGTGCATGTGAGATTCACGCTTGGTTTGGTGTGTCTAGAGGTCTACCAACCATCCTGCTAGTTGCATTACCTGGTATCATCTGACAGACCCATATATTTTTCTCTTCTGCTatttatattttagtcatttagatGTTCTTATCCAGGGTGACTTAGTTGGTCCATTcgtcttaagatagctaggtgggacagccacatatcagtcatagtaagtacattttcatCAAGTAGCTATCGGCAAATTCAGAGCTAGGACTGACCATCCGTGTCCTGTCCTCCCTAGGCCTCTAAGCTTTCCCTTCATGCCATTGAGGACAAACCAGCAGAGGCGCTGCCCGCGCTGACCCCTGCTGACCTGGCGGCCATCAAGGGGCCTGACGTCATCACCAACCAGATCTCCCTAATGGAGGCCCGCTGTGCCCAGATGAAGCCCAACCTGGGAGCCATCGCAGAGTACAAGAAGAAGGTACACACCCAGCTCTCTCttggtcaatcaatcaaatgtatttataaagccctttttacatcagcagatgtcacaaagtgctgtacagaaacccagcctaaaaccccaaacagcaagcaatgcagatgtaggtCTAACCAAGCACCTTGCCACCATGTTTTTACTCGTCTAGTTTCTTTCCCTCTAAGAGAAAAGTAATCGTTGTGAGTCGTGTAGATGCCTACTGGAGAACTtttatttgtattgcttttaatctttttaatgaatttatcttattaacactttgttctagctagctatttgtgtaggtagctatcaagtaaacacaatgatgggggaccagtacaaatTAAAATAACTGTTTTCAATCTTCTGTAGGAGGAACTGTACCTGAAGCGTGTGGCTGAGTTGGATGAGatcaccacagagagagacaacttCAAGCGTGGCTGTGAGGACCTGCGCAAGCAGAGACTCAACGAGTTCATGGCTGGCTTCAACATCATCACCAACAAGCTGAAGGAGAACTACCAGATGCTGACGCTAGGGGGTGACGCTGAGCTGGAGCTAGTCGACAGCCTGGACCCCTTCTCTGAGGGCATCATGTTCAGGTCAGCAGACACTGGCCCATCCCGTTGTTTATAACATATTTTTATGTTGAAATTGACCTATTTCCAACCTCGTTTCCCCTAATTTTATTGTTGTATTCATTAAATGTATGAATACCCCTTGCTCATCCTCTTGTCTCTGTCCATGGCCACAGTGTGCGTCCCCCTAAGAAGAGCTGGAAGAAGATTTTCAACCTGTCTGGAGGAGAGAAGACCCTGAGCTCTCTGGCCCTGGTGTTTGCTCTGCACCACTTCAAGCCCACGCCTCTCTACTTCATGGATGAGATTGATGCAGCCCTGGACTTCAAGAACGTCTCCATCGTGGCCTGTTACATTTATGTGAGTATTTCACATGCAACAGCTTTGAATAGTAATTGCCATTCTACTCCTAGTTGACTCAGTGAGGGACATGGGGTCAGCCCATCTATGTTAATCGTTAGTGTTGTGTAATGGGAGATTGAAGGAGCTGTGCTAAGGTGTACAGCCTATTGTGACAAATCCCCTGTTTTGCAAAGCCCTCTGTTGGCAGCATGTTTGTCCATTGTTTTTTTCCCTGTCTAGGCGGTTGGTGGTTAATTCCTCCCAGGCCACTTTTTTAAAAGAGCTTGACTCACATAACCACAGGAAAAACATGATACTTGAGATTTACAGCCTTTGATTTATCATTTGAtgattgaatgttaatttattcccctactccctctctctccaggagcAAACCAAGAACGCTCAGTTCATCATCATCTCCCTGAGGAACAACATGTTTGAGATTGCTGACCGTCTGATCGGCATCTACAAAACCCACAACACCACCAAAAGCGTGGGAATCAACCCTAAAACCATTGTCTTCAAAGAGCCAATCTCAGTTTAGAACAGCAGTGACTCTGGTTTCTCCCTTAGCCACTCCTAGTAAGATGTATAAACATGCATTTCTCTTTCCGGTTTACTGTTCTTTCACACCATGTATATAAAACCATGGCTTTAATCTATTCTATCACACTGCTGTCTTTTTTTTACTGGTGAAGCTAATAAATCTTTTATAACCAGTCTTTGAATACTATATTAATGACTCTTTAATGAAATATTCTGTAACCCTAAATGAGACATGTTGCACTGGAAGACTTGAGGGGAAGTACTATCGGTCTTCCATCTTGAAAACATGAAGACTGGCTATAAGGTCAACAGCgaggagctgagagagaaatATGAATTTCACGCCTCATTGACAATTCTTGCAAGCACTGGTTATGCAACGAACCTACTGAACCACTTCCTCACAAGCGCTAATTCACTACAATTGGTATCTCTGGAGCAACACTCAATCCACTCATCCCATCCTCCCACTTTTATTTAATTCTGACAGGTATCACGATTATTGTAGTTTACTTACAGAAAATCAGTACTTGATTTAAAAGGATAAATAGCTGGAGTAAAATGCAAGTCCTGTAGTATTTATTACAGTTAACTTCAGGTAGAGCTATAGAATGTCATATTTGTTAAGGCATATTGACTTAAGTATTTTTAAGGCTCGtggttatacactgctcaaaaaaaataaagggaacactaaaataacacatcctagatctgaatgaatgaaatattcttaaatactctttctttacatagttgaatgtgctgacaatcacacaaattatcaatggaaatcaggatttggagtcacactcaaaattaaagtggaaaaccacactacaggctgatgtaatgtccttaaaacaagtcaaaatgaggctcagtagtgtgtgtgtgtggcctccctacaacacctggacatgctcctgatgaggtggcggatggtctcctgagggatctcccagacctggactaaagcatccgccaactcctggacagtctggtgcaacgtggcgttggtggatggagcgagacatgatgtcccagatgtgctcaattggattcaggtctggggaacgggcgggccagtccatagcatcaatgccttcctcttgcaggaactgctgacacactccagccacatgaggtctagcattgtcttgcattaggaggaacccagggccaaccgcaccagcatatggtctcacgaggggtctgaggatctcatctcggtacctaatggcagtcaggctacctctggcgagcacatggagggctgtgcggccccccaaagaaatgccaccccacaccatgactgacccaccgccaaaccggtcatgctggaggatgttgcaggcagcagaacattctccaaggcgtctccagactgtcacgtgctcagtgtgaacctgctttcatctgtgaagagcacagggcgccagtggcgaatttgccaatcttggtgttctctggcaaatgccaaacgtcctgcacggtgttgggctgtgagcacaacccccacctgtggacgtcgggccctcataccaccctcatggagtctgtttctgaccgtttgagcagacacatgcacatttgtggcctgctggaggtcattttgcagggctctgacagtgctcctccttgcacaaaggcggaggtagcagtcctgctgctgggttgttgccctcctacggcctcctccacgtctcctgatgtactggcctgtctcctggtagcgccttcaTGCTctagacactacgctgacagacacagcaaaccttcttgccacagctcgcattgatgtgccatcctggatgagctgcactacctgagccacttgtgtgggttgtagactccgtctcatgttaccactagagtgaaagcaccgccagcattcaaaagtgaccaaaacatcagccaggaagcataggaactgagaagtggtctgtggttatcacctgcagaaccactcctttattgggggtgtcttgctaattgcctattccatttgcacaacagcatgtgaaatttattgtcaatcagtgttgcttcctaagtggacagtttgatttcacagaagtgtgatggccttggagttacattgtgttgtttaagtgttccctttattttttgagcagtgtatataaacatggcacttgcaatgccagggttgtggattcaattcccatgggggaccagtaccaATGAAAATGTAAATAACTTTTCAATCTTCTGAATGCATATCATGGTTTTTCATTTTCTGGTACATGAGGCAGTATCTTCCTGTGATAAGCTTTAGCTAGGGTCAGGGTTATTCCCAGAAGTAAcacctgtgttttctgtcaacTGTATCCTGCTGCATCAGGAAAGTTCCAATCGCTAGGCACAGTTGGTGTCAATTCCCAACCAAAGGAGTGTAACAGGTGACATTAAGACCTTATGTCACAAGGAGCTGGGGTCCTTCCTGAAGTAAAGAGTCAGGAGCTGGGGTCCTTCCTGAAGTGAAGAGTCAGGAGCTGAGGGTCTTGTAGAGGGATGCCAGCTGCTGGTAGGTGTTCTCCCCCAGTGTGGAGAGGGCAGAGCTgtacccccacaccacctcccctGTCTGTGCATACAGGAAGCCTGTTGTCTCCCATAGTGAGGTGGTCAGTTCGCTACTCAGGCCGTGCACCATCTGACTGAGCTGGGACAGCAAGGAGAATCCCAGAGATGCTCCGCCAACAGGATTCACCCACACTGCCGCCAGGAGCAGCAGCATCCCCAGGAGCACCACTGGGGGAGTGGGATGGAGCTGCTGCCACAAATCATGGACCCAGCTTCCAGGttgactccctgtctctgtcctaaGAACCGTCTCCAGAATGGTGGGCTTGGCACAGCAGCAGACCCGAGGCACCGGCCCTTCCTCCAGCCCCCCGATGGTCACCCCCACCCAGTGTTGCTCCAGGTACTCAGCAGCACGGGGGGTGATAGCGAGGGATGTGACTTCGGGCAGGGTGGCATTTACCAGTGCCTCCACCCTCTCCCGGAACAGATACACCTTCTCCAGGAACACCAGGGGGGAGTCTTCATCCTCCACAGCTGAGCCCAGAGACAACAAGTCCAGCTGCTCCTCCTGTGGGGAAGGGTGGCACCATAATAGAAAATCAAAGGTGAGGAAGTGATGTCATGACAACACCCAACCCCAGGCTATACTTACCTGCAGCTCCTTCAGCCTCTGGATGAGTGGATTGTAGGCCAGCGACACCTCCATGCTTGCAGTGTCCAGGGCCCCCATGAATGCCTCTTTCTTCCTGGCAAGCACCAGCTCCAGCCCCTGGAAGTACTGTTCCACGGCCTGCCGGTCCTGCCTCACTAGGCCCTCGCAGCTGGCCTTCTCCTGCTCCAGCTGCTCCCCCAGTTCACACACCTTCAGGAAATAACACTTTAGGTTACCTACCCAGAAATTGTCatttgctcaaacgcattaaatccattattactGACAAATCACCTCTGCCCAGCGGTGGTCTGAGAGCCTCCCCAGTAGGTGAGCGGGTGCCTGCCTTTCCCTGATGAAGGCTGCCTGCAGGTCATCGATGGGGTGTCCCTGGTGCTGGCCCACTGTTAGGCAGAAGCCACAGATGAGCTGGCGGTCCTGGACACAGTAGATGTTGAGGGGCTGTCGGTGGTGCTCAGGGCAGGAGGGGGGCTGTGgttggc is a genomic window containing:
- the trim59 gene encoding tripartite motif-containing protein 59 yields the protein MTRAATSQVHRASLSHHPTMDNLEEDLTCSVCYSLFADPRVLPCSHTFCKSCLDNVLQVSAVYSIWRPLRLPLKCPNCRSVVELPPTGVDALPINVSLRAIIEKFQKDSQPQPPSCPEHHRQPLNIYCVQDRQLICGFCLTVGQHQGHPIDDLQAAFIRERQAPAHLLGRLSDHRWAEVCELGEQLEQEKASCEGLVRQDRQAVEQYFQGLELVLARKKEAFMGALDTASMEVSLAYNPLIQRLKELQEEQLDLLSLGSAVEDEDSPLVFLEKVYLFRERVEALVNATLPEVTSLAITPRAAEYLEQHWVGVTIGGLEEGPVPRVCCCAKPTILETVLRTETGSQPGSWVHDLWQQLHPTPPVVLLGMLLLLAAVWVNPVGGASLGFSLLSQLSQMVHGLSSELTTSLWETTGFLYAQTGEVVWGYSSALSTLGENTYQQLASLYKTLSS